In Trichoderma atroviride chromosome 2, complete sequence, one DNA window encodes the following:
- a CDS encoding uncharacterized protein (EggNog:ENOG41~SECRETED:SignalP(1-19)): protein MRFTLSVPAFLALASTAFAQTADFDPVNSPSSNQVIAAGQPFTIQWEAPAKYAAGTISIELIGGATQGTQVPLSTIATGIKNSAGSFVWNVPADLGADAFYGFIVKYESDPSVFQYSNPFHVKAGAAPPAQDTTTVTTSTGVKTVSLATQSTSAPYSPPAVTSAPYSPPAVTDVTVVLNATTTVPCNGTVAPPTLTAPTTLQSATRLPVPPSSPVWVPPGQAVTTTWAIAPSGTAAPSNPPGTPLPPPTNAGARVGGSSFALVASLVVAYFAL, encoded by the exons ATGCGATTCACTCTGTCTGTTCCCGCCTTCCTGGCTCTGGCCTCGACCGCCTTTGCCCAGACTGCCGACTTTGACCCCGTCAACAGCCCCAGCTCCAACCAGGTCATCGCCGCTGGCCAGCCCTTCACCATCCAGTGGGAGGCTCCCGCCAAGTACGCCGCcggcaccatctccatcgagCTGATCGGCGGTGCCACCCAGGGCACCCAGGTTCCTCTCAGCACCATTGCCA CCGGCATCAAGAACAGCGCTGGCTCCTTCGTCTGGAACGTCCCCGCCGACCTGGGCGCTGATGCCTTCTACGGCTTCATCGTCAAGTACGAGAGCGACCCCAGCGTCTTCCAGTACTCCAACCCCTTCCACGTCAAGGCtggcgctgctcctcctgccCAGGACACCACCACCGTCACCACCTCCACTGGTGTCAAGACCGTCTCTCTGGCCACCCAGTCCACCTCGGCTCCCTACTCTCCTCCTGCCGTCACCTCGGCTCCTTACTCTCCTCCCGCCGTCACCGACGTGACCGTCGTTCTcaacgccaccaccaccgttCCTTGCAACGGCACCGTCGCTCCTCCTACTCTGACCGCTCCCACCACTCTCCAGAGCGCCACCCGCCTGCCTGTTCCTCCCAGCTCCCCTGTCTGGGTTCCTCCCGGCCAGGCTGTCACCACCACCTGGGCTATTGCTCCCTCCGGTACTGCTGCTCCCTCCAACCCTCCTGGCactcctctgcctcctcccaCCAACGCTGGTGCCCGTGTTGGCGGCAGCTCCTTCGCCCTGGTTGCCTCTCTGGTCGTGGCCTACTTCGCTCTGTAA